The Streptomyces sp. NBC_00569 genomic sequence CACAGGATGCAGCGGGCGTAGTTGATCTGGTAGACGCGGCCGTACCGCTCACCCGGCGAGTAGCGCTCCTCGTCGGTGTTGTCCGCGCCCTCCACGTAGATGGCGTCCGCGGGACAGGCCCAGGCGCACAACTCGCAGCCGATGCACTTCTCCAGGCCGTCCGGATGACGGTTGAGCTGGTGCCGGCCGTGGAAGCGCGGGGCCGTGGTCTTGGGCTGCTCCGGGTACTGCTCCGTCAGCCGCTTCTTGAACATGGCCTTGAAGGTCACGCCGAAGCCGGCCACGGGATTCTGGAAGCCGGGCTTGGTCTGCCCGCCCTCCGTCGACTCCTCAGCCATGGGACGCCTCCTTTCCGTCACTGGGACCCTCACCGGTTCCGTCACTCGCAGTATCCGGTCCGCCACTGACAATCAACTCCCGCTCCCCGCGCGGGCGTCGGCGCGGCACGGCCGGCGGGGTCTGGCCGGGCAGCGGCGGAACCGGGAAGCCGCCTGCCATCGGGTCGAAGGCCGCGGCCTGTTCGGCCGCCTCCCGCGCCTCACGCTCCTTGCCGCCGCGGTCCCTGAAGATGTCGACAAGGAACGAGAGCAGCAGCAGGGCGAGGACTCCGCCGCCCACATACAGGGCGATGGAGGCGAAGTCGTAGTTCTCGTTCCGCAGGGTCCGCACGGTGGCGACCAGCATCAGCCAGACCACGGAGACCGGGATGAGGACCTTCCAGCCGAGCTTCATCAGCTGGTCGTAGCGCACGCGCGGAAGCGTGCCGCGCAGCCAGATGAAGAAGAAGAGCAGCAGCTGGACCTTGATGACGAACCAGAGCATCGGCCACCAGCCGTGGTTCGCGCCCTCCCAGAAGGTGGACACCGGCCACGGGGCCCGCCAGCCGCCCAGGAAGAGCGTCACCGACACGGCCGAGACCGTCACCATGTTCACGTACTCGGCGAGCATGAACAGCGCGAACTTGATCGACGAGTACTCGGTGTTGAAGCCGCCGACGAGGTCGCCCTCGGACTCCGGCATGTCGAACGGCGCGCGGTTCGTCTCGCCGACCATCGTCACGATGTAGATGAGGAACGAGACCGGCAGGAGCAGGATGTACCAGCGGTCGTGCTGCTGGGCGACGATCTCCGAGGTGGACATCGACCCGGAGTAGAGGAACACCGAGGCGAAGGCCGCGCCCATCGCGATCTCGTACGAGATCATCTGGGCGCAGGACCGCAGACCGCCCAGCAAGGGGTAGGTCGAGCCGGAACTCCAGCCCGCGAGCACGATCCCGTAGATGCCGACCGAGGCGACCGCGAGGATGTAGAGCATCGCGATCGGCAGGTCGGTGAGCTGCATCGTGGTGCGCTGGCCGAAGATCGAGACCTCGTTGCCGGAGGGCCCGAAGGGGATCACGGCGATCGCCATGAACGCCGGGATCGCGGCGACGACCGGCGCCAGGATGTAGACCACCTTGTCGGCGCGCTTGACGACGACGTCTTCCTTCAGCATCAGCTTGATGCCGTCGGCGAGCGACTGGAGCATGCCCCAGGGGCCGTGCCGGTTGGGGCCGATGCGCAGCTGCATCCAGGCGACGACCTTGCGCTCCCACACGATGGAGAAGAGCACGGTCACCATCAGGAAGGCGAAGCAGAAGACCGCCTTGACCGCGACCAGCCACCAGGGATCGCGGCCGAACAGCGAGAGGTCTTCGAGAGCGAGCGGGATCATGACTGCACCTCCTTGGCCTCGTCGATGCCCGCGGGACCGATCCGGACGAGTGCGCCGGGCACGGCCCCCGTGTCGGAGGCCACGCCCCCACCGGTGGAGTTCAGCGGAAGCCACACGACGCGGTCCGGCATCTCCGTGACCTGGAGCGGGAGTTGCGTCGTCCCCGCGGGCCCCGTGACGGCGAGTACGTCACCGTCCTTGACGCCCGCCTCGGCGGCCGTGGCGGCCGACACGCGCGCGTGTGCCGCGTGCCGCGTGCCGGCGAGCGCGTCGTCGCCCTCCTGGAGGCGGCCCTGGTCGAGCAGCAGCCGGTGCCCCGCGAGGACGGCCTCGCCGGACGCGGGCCGCGGCAGCTGGGCGGCCGACTCCAGCGCGTCCGTCGCGCGGGGGCCGCTCCAGCCGCCGAGGCGGTCGAGCTCCCCCCGCGCGGCCCGCAGGTCCGGCAGGCCCAGGTGTACGTCCATGGCGTCCGCGAGCATCTGGAGGACCCGCGCGTCGGCGGGCGCCACGGAGCGCGTCATCTGATCGGGCTTGAGCGCGGCCTCGAAGAGGCGTGCCCGGCCCTCCCAGTTGAGGAACGTGCCCGCCTTCTCGGCGACCGCGGCGACCGGAAGCACGACGTCCGCATGGTCGGTGACCTCGCTGGGACGCTGCTCCAGGGACACGACGAACGCCACCTCGTGCAGTGCTTCACGCGCGCGTGCCGGGTCCGGCAGGTCCGCGACCTCGACACCGGCGACGACGAGGGCCCGCAGCTCGCCGCCGGCGGCGGCCTCCACGATCTGACCCGTGTCGCGCCCGTAGCGGTGCGGGAGTTCGGACACTCCCCAGGCGGCCGCGACCTCTTCCCGCGCGCGCGGGTCGGTGGCCGGGCGTCCGCCCGGAAGCAGCGACGGTAGCGCGCCCGCCTCGATCGCGCCGCGCTCCCCGGCCCGGCGCGGAATCCACACCAGCTGGGCGCCGGTCGCCGTGGCGGCCCGTACGACGGAGGTCAGGGCGCCCGGCACGGCCGCGAGCCGCTCGCCGACGACGATGACGGCGCCCTCGGCGCGCAGCGCCTGGGACGCCTCGGCGCCGCCGTCCTCCAGGCCGAAGCCGGAGGCGAGCGCGTCGAGCCACTCGGTCTCGGTGCCCGGAGCGGCCGGCAGCAGCGTGCCGCCCGCCTTCTCCAGGCCCCGGGTGGCGAACGGGGCGAGCCCGAACGTCCGCTGACCGTGCCCGCGCCACGCCTTGCGCAGCTTCAGGAAGACGCCGGGCGCCTCCTCCTCGGCCTCGATCCCGACGAGGAGCACGGCGGGAGCCTTCTCCAAAGACGTGTACGTGACCCCGACACCGTCGAGGTCACGCCCGCGTCCCGCGACCCGAGCCGCGAGGAAGTCGGCCTCCTCGCTGCTGTGCACGCGCGCGCGGAAGTCGATGTCGTTCGTGTCGAGCGCCACGCGCGCGAACTTGCTGTACGCGTACGCGTCCTCGACGGTGAGCCGGCCACCGGTCAGGACTCCGGCGCGGCCGCGGGCCGAGGAAAGACCCCGGGCCGCGACGTCCAGTGCCTCGGGCCAGGACGCGGGCTCCAGCACACCGTCCGCGTTCCGCACGAGCGGCGTGGTCAGCCGGTCGGGCTTCTGCGCGTAACGGAACGCGAAACGGCCCTTGTCGCAGACCCACTCCTCGTTGACCTCGGGGTCCGGCGACGCCAGGCGCCGCATGACCTTGCCGCGCCGGTGGTCCGTGCGGGTCGCACAGCCGCCCGCGCAGTGCTCGCACACGCTGTGCGAGGACACGAGGTCGAAGGGCCGGGAGCGGAACCGGTACGCCGCCGAGGTCAGCGCGCCGACCGGACAGATCTGGATCGTGTTCCCGGAGAAGTACGACTCGAAGGGGTCGCCCTCGCCGGTGCCGACCTGCTGGAGCGCGCCGCGCTCGAGCAGCTCGATCATCGGGTCACCGGCGATCTGGTTGCTGAACCGTGTGCAGCGGGCGCAGAGCACACACCGCTCACGGTCGAGCAGGATCTGGGTCGAGATCGGGACCGGCTTCTCGAAGGTCCGCTTCTTCCCGTCGAAGCGGGAGTCGGACTGGCCGTGCGACATCGCCTGGTTCTGCAGGGGGCACTCGCCGCCCTTGTCGCAGACCGGGCAGTCCAGCGGGTGGTTGATGAGGAGCAGCTCCATCACACCGCGCTGCGCCTTCTCGGCGACGGGTGAACTGAGCTGACTCTTGACCACCATGCCGTCGGTGCAGGTGATGGTGCAGGACGCCATCGGCTTGCGCTGGCCCTCGACCTCGACGATGCACTGACGGCAGGCGCCGGCCGGGTCGAGCAGGGGGTGGTCGCAGAAGCGGGGGATCTCGATGCCGAGCTGTTCGGCGGCGCGGATGACCAGGGTGCCCTTGGGCACGCTGATCCCGATGCCGTCGATCGTCAGCGAGACGAGATCTTCCGGCGGCACCGCCGCCTCACCGCCCCCGGAGGGAGCGCCTGTGGTTACCGTCATGCGTTCACCTCCGTGCGCTGGTCCGCCCAAGCGGTCGACTTGGCGGGGTCGAAGGGGCAGCCCTTGCCCGTGATGTGCTGCTCGTACTCCTCGCGGAAGTACTTGAGCGAGGAGAAGATCGGGGACGCGGCGCCGTCGCCGAGCGCGCAGAACGACTTGCCGTTGATGTTGTCGGCGATGTCGTTCAGCTTGTCGAGGTCGCTCATCGAGCCCTTGCCGGCCTCGATGTCGCGCAGCAACTGCACGAGCCAGTAGGTCCCTTCACGGCACGGTGTGCACTTGCCGCAGGACTCGTGGGCGTAGAACTCGGTCCAACGGGTGACCGCCCGCACGACGCAGGTCGTCTCGTCGAAGCACTGGAGCGCCTTCGTGCCGAGCATGGATCCCGCGGCGCCGACGCCCTCGTAGTCGAGGGGCACGTCGAGGTGCTCGTCGGTGAACATCGGGGTCGAACTGCCACCGGGAGTCCAGAACTTGAGACGGTGGCCCGGACGCATGCCGCCGCTCATGTCGAGGAGCTGGCGCAGCGTGATGCCGAGCGGCGCCTCGTACTGGCCGGGGTTCGTGACGTGCCCGCTGAGCGAGTACAGCGTGAAGCCCGGGGACTTCTCGCTGCCCATCGACTTGAACCAGTCCTTGCCGCGATTCAGGATCGCGGGAACCGACGCGATGGACTCGACGTTGTTGACAACAGTGGGGCACGCGTAGAGCCCCGCGACCGCGGGGAAGGGGGGACGCAGCCGCGGCTGGCCACGGCGGCCTTCCAGCGAGTCGAGCAGTGCGGTCTCCTCGCCACAGATGTACGCGCCCGCGCCCGCGTGCACCGTGAGTTCGAGGTTCAGCCCGCTGCCCAGCACGTTCTCACCGAGGTAGCCCGCCGCGTAGGCCTCCCGTACGGCCTCGTGGAGCCGTCGCAGTACGGGGACGACCTCGCCCCGCAGATAGATGAAGGCATGCGAAGAGCGGATCGCGTAGCACGCGATCACGATCCCCTCGATGAGGGAATGCGGGTTAGCGAAGAGGAGCGGGATGTCCTTGCAGGTCCCCGGCTCCGACTCGTCGGCGTTGACAACCAGATAGTGCGGCTTGCCGTCGCCCTGCGGAATGAACTGCCACTTCATTCCGGTGGGGAAGCCCGCGCCGCCACGGCCGCGCAGGCCGGAGTCCTTCACATAGGCGATCAGGTCGTCCGGCGACATGGCGAGGGCCTTGCGCAGACCCTCGTAGCCGTCGTGCCGTCGGTAGACGTCCAGGGACCAGGACTTGTCCTCGTCCCAGAACGCCGAAAGTACCGGCGCGAGCAGCTTCTCGGGGCTGGTGTCGTTGTCGATCTCGGCTGCCAAGGTCATCACTCTCCCTCCTCGGCGACAGGTCCCGCCGGGTGGGCCGGATCGGAGGACGACGTGTCCTGGGGCGCGTCGTGCGAGCTCAGGTGCTCGGCAGGAGACGCGTCGTGCGGTGGCGCGTCGCCGGCGTCCCGATGGGGACCTCCGTCCCGCGGATGGACCACGCGCGCGGGGGCGGCCTCGCCCCTGGCGAGACGCAGGCCGATCAGCGAGGCAGGTCCCGCGCTGCCGCTCGCCTCGACGGCGCCGGGCCGCTCGTCCGGGAAGCCGGCGAGGATCCGCGCGGTCTCCTTGTACGTGCACAGGGGGGCGCCGCGGGTGGGTTCGACCTGCGCGCCCGCGCGCAGGTCGTCGACCAGCCGCTTCGCGCTGCCCACCGTCTGGTTGTCGAAGAACTCCCAGTTGACCATCACGACGGGCGCGAAGTCGCAGGCCGCGTTGCACTCGATGTGCTCGAGGGTGACCTTGCCGTCCTCGGTGGTCCCGCCGTTGCCGACGCCCAGGTGCTCCTGGAGGGCCTCGAAGATGGCGTCGCCGCCCATCACGGCGCACAGCGTGTTCGTGCAGACGCCGACCTGGTAGTCGCCGCTCGGCTTGCGCCGGTACATCGTGTAGAAGGTCGCGACGGCGGTGACCTCGGCGGTGGTCAGGCCCAGCATGTCGGCGCAGAACTGCATGCCCGTGCGCGTGACATGACCCTCCTGCGACTGCACGAGGTGCAGCAGCGGGAGGAGCGCGGAGCGCGATCCCGGGTAGCGGGCGATGATCTCGCGCGCGTCCGTCTCGAGCCGGGCCCGGACGTCGTCCGGGTAGTCCGGCGCGGGCAGTTGGGGCATGCCCAGGCTGACGCCCTGGCCCTGCTCGGAAGGAGTGGTGGTCACCGGTCGACGCCTCCCATCACGGGGTCGATGGACGCGACGGCGACGATGACGTCGGCGACCTGGCCGCCCTCGCACATCGCCGCCATGGCCTGAAGGTTGGTGAAGGAAGGGTCGCGGTAGTGGACCCGGTAGGGACGGGTGCCGCCGTCGGACACGACGTGCACCCCCAGCTCCCCCTTGGGGGATTCGACGGCGGAGTACGCCTGCCCGGCGGGGACCCGGAAGCCCTCGGTCACCAGCTTGAAGTGGTGGATCAGGGACTCCATGGAGGTGCCCATGATCTGCTTGATGTGGTCGAGCGAGTTGCCGAGGCCGTCGGGGCCGAGCGCGAGCTGCGCGGGCCAGGCGATCTTCTTGTCGGCGACCATGACCGGGCCCGGGGCGAGCCGGTCCAGGCACTGCTCGACGATGCGCAGCGACTGGCGCATCTCCTCCAGGCGGATCAGGAAGCGTCCGTAGGAGTCGCAGGTGTCGGCGGTCGGGACCTCGAAGTCGTAGTTCTCGTAGCCGCAGTACGGCTGCGACTTGCGCAGGTCGTGCGGGAGACCCGCGGAGCGCAGGATCGGCCCGGTGGCTCCGAGGGCCATGCAGCCGGTGAGGTCGAGATAGCCGACGTCCTGCATACGGGCCTTGAAGATGGGGTTCCCGGTGGCGAGCTTGTCGTACTCGGGAAGGTTCTTCGACATCTTCTTCACGAACTCGCGGATCTGGTCCACCGCGCCGGGCGGCAGGTCCTGGGCGAGTCCGCCGGGCCGGATGTACGCGTGGTTCATGCGCAGGCCGGTGATGAGTTCGTAGATATCGAGAATGAGTTCACGATCACGGAAGCCGTAGATCATGATCGTCGTGGCGCCGAGCTCCATGCCGCCGGTGGCGATGGCGACCAGGTGCGAGGACATCCGGTTCAGCTCCATCAGGAGCACCCGGATGATCGACGCCCGGTCGGGGATCTCGCCCTCGATACCGAGGAGCTTCTCGACCGCGAGGCAGTACGCCGTCTCGTTGAAGAACGGCGTCAGATAGTCCATGCGCGTCACGAACGTGGTGCCCTGCGTCCACGTGCGGTACTCGAGGTTCTTCTCGATGCCGGTGTGCAGATAGCCGATGCCGCAGCGGGCCTCGGTGACCGTCTCGCCGTCGATCTCCAGGATCAGCCGGAGCACGCCGTGCGTGGACGGGTGCTGCGGACCCATGTTGACGATGATGCGCTCGTCGTCGGCCTTGGCCGCGGACTGGACGACCTCGTCCCAGTCGCCGCCGGTGACCGTATATACGGTCCCCTCGGTCGTCTCGCGCGGCGATGCAGAAGGAGTAGACATCAGGAGTACGACCTCCGCTGGTCCGGAGCCGGGATCTGGGCGCCCTTGTACTCGACGGGGATGCCGCCGAGGGGGTAGTCCTTGCGCTGCGGGAAGCCCTGCCAGTCGTCCGGCATCATGATCCGCGTCAGCGCCGGGTGGCCGTCGAAGACCAGACCGAAGAAGTCGTACGTCTCGCGCTCGTGCCAGTCGTTCGTCGGATAGACGGCGACCAGCGAGGGGACGTGCGGATCCGCGTCGGGGGCGCTGACCTCGAGGCGGATCAGGCGATTGTGGGTGATCGAGCGCAGGTGGTAGACGGCGTGCAGCTCACGGCCCTTGTCGTCCGGGTAGTGCACCCCGCTCACACCCGTGCAGAGCTCGAAGCGCAGGGCCGGGTCGTCGCGCAGGGTCCGGGCGACGCGCACCAGGTACTCACGCTCGATGTGGAAGGTGAGCTCGTCGCGGTCGACGACGGTCTTGTCGATCGCGTTCTCGGGGACGAGGCCCTGTTCCTCCAGGGCCCCCTCCAGCTCGTCGGCCACCTCGTCGAACCAGCCGCCGTACGGTCGCGAGGCGGCACCCGGCAGCCGTACGGAGCGGACGAGGCCGCCGTATCCCGACGTGTCGCCGCCGTTGTTGGCGCCGAACATGCCGCGCTGGACGCGGATCTCCTCGCCCTGGTCGCCGCGCTGCCCCGGAAGGTTGGCCGCGCTGAGGTCCTTCTCGGGGTTGACCCCGTTGCTGTCCGCGTCGCTCACCGCAGCAGCCCCTTCATCTCGATCGTCGGGAGCGCCTTGAGCGCCGCTTCCTCCGCCTCGCGGGCCGCCTCCTCGGCGTTCACGCCGAGCTTGGAGGACTGGATCTTCTGATGGAGCTTGAGAATCGCGTCCATCAGCATCTCCGGCCGCGGCGGACAGCCGGGCAGGTAGATGTCCACAGGGACTACGTGGTCGACGCCCTGCACGATCGCGTAGTTGTTGAACATCCCGCCCGACGAGGCGCACACGCCCATGGAGATGACCCACTTGGGGTTCGGCATCTGGTCGTAGACCTGCCGCAGGACGGGCGCCATCTTCTGGCTCACGCGCCCGGCCACGATCATCAGGTCCGCCTGCCGCGGCGAGCCGCGGAAGACCTCCATGCCGAAGCGCGCCAGGTCATAGCGGCCGGCGCCCGTCGTCATCATCTCGATGGCGCAGCACGCCAGGCCGAACGTGGCCGGGAAGACGGATGACTTGCGCACCCAGCCCGCGGCCTGCTCGACGGTGGTCAGCAGAAAGCCGCTCGGCAGCTTTTCTTCGAGTCCCATGGCTTAAGGCCCCTCAGTCCCATTCCAGGCCGCCGCGCCGCCATACGTACGCGTACGCGACGAAGACGGTGAGCACGAAGAGCAGCATCTCCACGAGCCCGAAAACACCCAGGGCGTCGAAGGTGACAGCCCAGGGGTAGAGGAAGACGATCTCGATGTCGAAGACGATGAAGAGCATCGCCGTCAGGTAGTACTTGATGGGGAAGCGCCCGCCGCCGGCCGGCGTGGGGGTCGGCTCGATACCGCACTCGTAGGCCTCGAGCTTGGCCCGGTTGTATCGCTTTGGACCGATAAGCGTGGCCATGACCACGGAGAAGATCGCAAAGCCTGCCCCGAGGGCTCCCAGTACGAGGATGGGCGCATACGCGTTCACCGCTCCTCGCTCCTCTCAGTCGGCGCTGACTGCTGGCGGATACGTGGGCCCGCCCCCGCTCCCCGCGAAGCCACCCCTCGATTGCACGAAGATCGCTCACATGTGAAGCAGGTCACAAGCCCAACTGCCCCGCATCCTATGCCTGCCGGTCTGTGATCTGCGACACGGGGTGCGCCAACAGCTTTGTGATCTCCACCACCTGACGAAGGATCATGAAGTCGGATGAGCGGTGATCTTCACACGCGAAGCGCCTGAGTGATCACCAGAGGTGACATCTTGGCTCGTTACCCCAGGTAGAAGCGTTGGCGCACTATCAAGAGGTGACACGCTCAGGCAAATTGGCGCTGGACAGAACTGGCTGATAGTGGCCGCCGTTCACACATCAGAGGGAGAGGTGTGGACGTAAGTGGACGCGGGCACGCGTCGACGAGGAGCGTCCGGCGGCACAGGCGGCCCCTTTGTGACCTGCGTCACGCGGACCGTTATCCGTTAGAAACCGGGCTTGGCCATCGGTGTCAACGAGTGGTAGGCCGAGGGCAATTCGGGCGTATTACAGAAAGCCCGTGATCACAGGCTTGATCAACCCTGTCCGGATTGCCCGTTACGGCGTCAATAAAGGCCGCCGCGCCCGGGATTCAAACGTTCACACGACAACTGTGGCGCACCACACGTTTCTTGAAGGAACCATGGAGGCCCTGATAGCGGTTGTACTCATGTCCCACACCGCTCACATACCCAGCCACCGGAAGCCCCGTCGCAGCGCGTCGAAAATCGCCCTGCGCGCCGGAGTTGCCGGTGGCGTCCTCAGCACCCTGGCAGTGGCCGGTGCGTCCGGCCCGGCGTTCGCCGCCGAGCCGGTGACCGAGACCATCGAGATGCCGACCATCACGGCGGACCTCTCCACTCAGGTCGCCCAGTCCGCGGACGCCACCCAGCAGGCCGCGAACTCGTACGCGCTGCAGGCCGAGCAGGATCTGGCCGTCGCAAAGGCCGCGAAGCAGGCCAAGGCGGACCAGGCCCTCGCGGAGAAGAAGGCGGAGGCCAAGAAGAAGGCCGAGGCCGAGGCGAAGCGCAAGGCCGAGGAAGCGCGTGCGTCGCGCTCCGCCGAGCGCACCACCCTCTCCACCGCCTCCTCCACGGCCTCCCACGTCGCGGCCCCCGCCAGCGGCAGCGTCGCGTCCGTCATCGCCTTCCTGAAGGCTCAGGTCGGCGACGCGTACGTCATGGGCGGCACCGGCCCCAACTCCTGGGACTGCTCCGGCCTGACCCAGGCCGCGTTCGCGCAGGCCGGCGTCAGCCTGCCGCGCGTCTCGCAGGACCAGTCGACGGCCGGCACCCCGGTCTCCCTCGACAAC encodes the following:
- a CDS encoding NADH-quinone oxidoreductase subunit A, translating into MNAYAPILVLGALGAGFAIFSVVMATLIGPKRYNRAKLEAYECGIEPTPTPAGGGRFPIKYYLTAMLFIVFDIEIVFLYPWAVTFDALGVFGLVEMLLFVLTVFVAYAYVWRRGGLEWD
- the nuoE gene encoding NADH-quinone oxidoreductase subunit NuoE: MTTTPSEQGQGVSLGMPQLPAPDYPDDVRARLETDAREIIARYPGSRSALLPLLHLVQSQEGHVTRTGMQFCADMLGLTTAEVTAVATFYTMYRRKPSGDYQVGVCTNTLCAVMGGDAIFEALQEHLGVGNGGTTEDGKVTLEHIECNAACDFAPVVMVNWEFFDNQTVGSAKRLVDDLRAGAQVEPTRGAPLCTYKETARILAGFPDERPGAVEASGSAGPASLIGLRLARGEAAPARVVHPRDGGPHRDAGDAPPHDASPAEHLSSHDAPQDTSSSDPAHPAGPVAEEGE
- a CDS encoding C40 family peptidase, which gives rise to MSHTAHIPSHRKPRRSASKIALRAGVAGGVLSTLAVAGASGPAFAAEPVTETIEMPTITADLSTQVAQSADATQQAANSYALQAEQDLAVAKAAKQAKADQALAEKKAEAKKKAEAEAKRKAEEARASRSAERTTLSTASSTASHVAAPASGSVASVIAFLKAQVGDAYVMGGTGPNSWDCSGLTQAAFAQAGVSLPRVSQDQSTAGTPVSLDNLQVGDLLYWGAAGSAYHVGVYIGNGQYLDAANPSKGVVIQDLSGYPASGAVRVL
- a CDS encoding NADH-quinone oxidoreductase subunit G, which translates into the protein MTVTTGAPSGGGEAAVPPEDLVSLTIDGIGISVPKGTLVIRAAEQLGIEIPRFCDHPLLDPAGACRQCIVEVEGQRKPMASCTITCTDGMVVKSQLSSPVAEKAQRGVMELLLINHPLDCPVCDKGGECPLQNQAMSHGQSDSRFDGKKRTFEKPVPISTQILLDRERCVLCARCTRFSNQIAGDPMIELLERGALQQVGTGEGDPFESYFSGNTIQICPVGALTSAAYRFRSRPFDLVSSHSVCEHCAGGCATRTDHRRGKVMRRLASPDPEVNEEWVCDKGRFAFRYAQKPDRLTTPLVRNADGVLEPASWPEALDVAARGLSSARGRAGVLTGGRLTVEDAYAYSKFARVALDTNDIDFRARVHSSEEADFLAARVAGRGRDLDGVGVTYTSLEKAPAVLLVGIEAEEEAPGVFLKLRKAWRGHGQRTFGLAPFATRGLEKAGGTLLPAAPGTETEWLDALASGFGLEDGGAEASQALRAEGAVIVVGERLAAVPGALTSVVRAATATGAQLVWIPRRAGERGAIEAGALPSLLPGGRPATDPRAREEVAAAWGVSELPHRYGRDTGQIVEAAAGGELRALVVAGVEVADLPDPARAREALHEVAFVVSLEQRPSEVTDHADVVLPVAAVAEKAGTFLNWEGRARLFEAALKPDQMTRSVAPADARVLQMLADAMDVHLGLPDLRAARGELDRLGGWSGPRATDALESAAQLPRPASGEAVLAGHRLLLDQGRLQEGDDALAGTRHAAHARVSAATAAEAGVKDGDVLAVTGPAGTTQLPLQVTEMPDRVVWLPLNSTGGGVASDTGAVPGALVRIGPAGIDEAKEVQS
- a CDS encoding NADH-quinone oxidoreductase subunit D, which encodes MSTPSASPRETTEGTVYTVTGGDWDEVVQSAAKADDERIIVNMGPQHPSTHGVLRLILEIDGETVTEARCGIGYLHTGIEKNLEYRTWTQGTTFVTRMDYLTPFFNETAYCLAVEKLLGIEGEIPDRASIIRVLLMELNRMSSHLVAIATGGMELGATTIMIYGFRDRELILDIYELITGLRMNHAYIRPGGLAQDLPPGAVDQIREFVKKMSKNLPEYDKLATGNPIFKARMQDVGYLDLTGCMALGATGPILRSAGLPHDLRKSQPYCGYENYDFEVPTADTCDSYGRFLIRLEEMRQSLRIVEQCLDRLAPGPVMVADKKIAWPAQLALGPDGLGNSLDHIKQIMGTSMESLIHHFKLVTEGFRVPAGQAYSAVESPKGELGVHVVSDGGTRPYRVHYRDPSFTNLQAMAAMCEGGQVADVIVAVASIDPVMGGVDR
- the nuoI gene encoding NADH-quinone oxidoreductase subunit NuoI, which encodes MAEESTEGGQTKPGFQNPVAGFGVTFKAMFKKRLTEQYPEQPKTTAPRFHGRHQLNRHPDGLEKCIGCELCAWACPADAIYVEGADNTDEERYSPGERYGRVYQINYARCILCGLCIEACPTRALTMTNEFELADSSRENLIYTKEQLLAGLEEGMVESPHSIFPGTDEQDYYRGLVTEAAPGTVRQVAASKGEKPEAEGAEA
- the nuoH gene encoding NADH-quinone oxidoreductase subunit NuoH, which codes for MIPLALEDLSLFGRDPWWLVAVKAVFCFAFLMVTVLFSIVWERKVVAWMQLRIGPNRHGPWGMLQSLADGIKLMLKEDVVVKRADKVVYILAPVVAAIPAFMAIAVIPFGPSGNEVSIFGQRTTMQLTDLPIAMLYILAVASVGIYGIVLAGWSSGSTYPLLGGLRSCAQMISYEIAMGAAFASVFLYSGSMSTSEIVAQQHDRWYILLLPVSFLIYIVTMVGETNRAPFDMPESEGDLVGGFNTEYSSIKFALFMLAEYVNMVTVSAVSVTLFLGGWRAPWPVSTFWEGANHGWWPMLWFVIKVQLLLFFFIWLRGTLPRVRYDQLMKLGWKVLIPVSVVWLMLVATVRTLRNENYDFASIALYVGGGVLALLLLSFLVDIFRDRGGKEREAREAAEQAAAFDPMAGGFPVPPLPGQTPPAVPRRRPRGERELIVSGGPDTASDGTGEGPSDGKEASHG
- the nuoF gene encoding NADH-quinone oxidoreductase subunit NuoF produces the protein MMTLAAEIDNDTSPEKLLAPVLSAFWDEDKSWSLDVYRRHDGYEGLRKALAMSPDDLIAYVKDSGLRGRGGAGFPTGMKWQFIPQGDGKPHYLVVNADESEPGTCKDIPLLFANPHSLIEGIVIACYAIRSSHAFIYLRGEVVPVLRRLHEAVREAYAAGYLGENVLGSGLNLELTVHAGAGAYICGEETALLDSLEGRRGQPRLRPPFPAVAGLYACPTVVNNVESIASVPAILNRGKDWFKSMGSEKSPGFTLYSLSGHVTNPGQYEAPLGITLRQLLDMSGGMRPGHRLKFWTPGGSSTPMFTDEHLDVPLDYEGVGAAGSMLGTKALQCFDETTCVVRAVTRWTEFYAHESCGKCTPCREGTYWLVQLLRDIEAGKGSMSDLDKLNDIADNINGKSFCALGDGAASPIFSSLKYFREEYEQHITGKGCPFDPAKSTAWADQRTEVNA
- a CDS encoding NADH-quinone oxidoreductase subunit C, with the protein product MSDADSNGVNPEKDLSAANLPGQRGDQGEEIRVQRGMFGANNGGDTSGYGGLVRSVRLPGAASRPYGGWFDEVADELEGALEEQGLVPENAIDKTVVDRDELTFHIEREYLVRVARTLRDDPALRFELCTGVSGVHYPDDKGRELHAVYHLRSITHNRLIRLEVSAPDADPHVPSLVAVYPTNDWHERETYDFFGLVFDGHPALTRIMMPDDWQGFPQRKDYPLGGIPVEYKGAQIPAPDQRRSYS
- a CDS encoding NuoB/complex I 20 kDa subunit family protein, producing the protein MGLEEKLPSGFLLTTVEQAAGWVRKSSVFPATFGLACCAIEMMTTGAGRYDLARFGMEVFRGSPRQADLMIVAGRVSQKMAPVLRQVYDQMPNPKWVISMGVCASSGGMFNNYAIVQGVDHVVPVDIYLPGCPPRPEMLMDAILKLHQKIQSSKLGVNAEEAAREAEEAALKALPTIEMKGLLR